The proteins below are encoded in one region of Lactuca sativa cultivar Salinas chromosome 3, Lsat_Salinas_v11, whole genome shotgun sequence:
- the LOC111891085 gene encoding low affinity inorganic phosphate transporter 1: protein MPREQLQVLNALDTAKTQLYHFTAIVIAGMGFFTDAYDLFAISLVTKLLGRIYYHREGALKPGTLPPGVNSSVTAVALVGTLAGQLFFGWLGDKMGRKKVYGMTLAVMVICSLASGLSFGRERRSVMAGLCFFRFWLGFGIGGDYPLSATIMSEYANKKTRGAFIAAVFAMQGFGILASGIVALVVSAAFDHAFSAPSYATNALLSTPVQADYVWRIILMFGAIPAAMTYYWRMKMPETARYTALVAKNAKQAASDMARVLQVDIEAEEQKVETITQDKRNSFGLFSKAFLRRHGLHLLGTTSTWFLLDIAFYSQNLFQKDVFTAIGWIPPAATMNAIGEVFRVARAQTLIALCSTVPGYWFTVAFIDIIGRFAIQLMGFFFMTVFMFALAIPYHHWTLHDNRIGFIIIYSLTFFFANFGPNATTFVVPAEIFPARLRSTCHGISAAAGKAGAIVGAYGFLYASQSADPKKTDAGYPPGIGIKNSLIVLGVINFLGMLFTFLVPEPNGKSLEELSGENEQDDDVEQTTSNRTVPV, encoded by the coding sequence ATGCCTCGCGAGCAACTGCAAGTGCTCAATGCACTTGATACTGCGAAGACCCAGTTATACCATTTCACGGCAATTGTCATCGCCGGAATGGGTTTCTTCACTGACGCATACGATCTCTTCGCAATTTCCCTCGTCACCAAATTGCTTGGTCGTATCTACTACCACAGGGAGGGTGCACTAAAGCCCGGAACTCTACCCCCTGGTGTGAACTCTTCGGTCACTGCTGTTGCTCTTGTCGGAACCTTAGCTGGTCAACTCTTCTTCGGGTGGCTTGGTGATAAAATGGGCCGAAAAAAGGTCTACGGTATGACTTTGGCTGTCATGGTTATATGCTCCCTAGCTTCGGGGCTCTCGTTTGGGAGGGAACGGAGATCTGTCATGGCTGGCCTTTGTTTCTTTAGATTCTGGCTTGGGTTTGGTATCGGTGGTGATTATCCTCTCTCTGCAACGATTATGTCGGAATACGCTAACAAAAAGACACGTGGTGCCTTTATCGCTGCAGTTTTCGCCATGCAAGGGTTTGGGATTTTGGCCAGTGGGATTGTGGCGTTAGTCGTGTCGGCTGCTTTTGACCATGCATTTAGTGCTCCTTCGTATGCGACGAACGCTTTATTGTCAACTCCGGTACAAGCCGACTACGTCTGGCGTATCATACTCATGTTTGGTGCGATTCCGGCAGCAATGACTTATTACTGGCGTATGAAGATGCCCGAAACTGCACGTTACACCGCTCTGGTTGCAAAAAACGCTAAACAAGCCGCATCAGATATGGCTCGAGTTTTGCAAGTTGACATTGAAGCCGAAGAACAGAAGGTAGAGACAATTACACAGGATAAAAGAAACTCATTCGGATTGTTTTCAAAAGCATTCCTCCGTCGCCATGGACTCCACTTGCTCGGAACCACCAGTACTTGGTTCTTACTTGACATCGCTTTCTACTCACAAAATCTCTTCCAAAAAGATGTCTTCACAGCCATCGGATGGATCCCTCCAGCAGCAACAATGAACGCCATAGGAGAAGTTTTCAGGGTGGCCAGAGCTCAAACACTTATCGCACTTTGCAGTACTGTTCCCGGATACTGGTTCACAGTTGCATTTATCGATATCATCGGTCGTTTCGCAATTCAACTCATGGGATTTTTCTTTATGACGGTTTTCATGTTCGCTCTCGCCATTCCTTACCACCATTGGACCTTACATGACAACCGTATCGGCTTCATCATCATCTACTCTTTGACGTTTTTCTTTGCTAACTTTGGTCCTAATGCCACCACATTTGTCGTTCCTGCCGAAATCTTTCCGGCTAGGCTCAGATCCACTTGCCACGGTATCTCTGCAGCCGCAGGCAAAGCAGGCGCGATAGTTGGTGCTTATGGATTTCTGTACGCTTCTCAGAGCGCTGATCCTAAGAAGACCGATGCTGGTTACCCACCAGGTATTGGAATCAAGAACTCGCTCATCGTTCTTGGTGTAATCAACTTTTTAGGGATGCTGTTCACGTTTTTAGTCCCTGAACCAAATGGCAAATCGCTTGAAGAACTGTCTGGTGAGAATGAGCAAGATGACGATGTCGAGCAAACTACATCTAACCGAACTGTTCCTGTCTGA